The Rhododendron vialii isolate Sample 1 chromosome 5a, ASM3025357v1 genome contains a region encoding:
- the LOC131325299 gene encoding methylthioribose-1-phosphate isomerase, translating into MAPNTNSAEGLENGSSLQSIRYKRGSLQLLDQRKLPLETTYMDIRNSVDGWGAIRDMVVRGAPAIAVAGALSLAVEVSNMETFNGTSEDAASYLANALEYLVSSRPTAVNLSDAAIKLKEVISKAASTSSEASVVFQAYIEAAEQMLKDDVTSNKAIGSYGAIFLQHQLEDSKRLSILTHCNTGSLATAGYGTALGVIRELHAEGVLERAYCTETRPFNQGSRLTAFELVHDNIPATLITDSAAAALMKAGRINAIIVGADRVAANGDTANKIGTYSLAVLAIHHRIPFYVAAPLTSIDLALSSGQEIVIEERSAKELLHSRGGLGEQVAASGISVWNPAFDVTPAYMISGIVTEKGVVTKKGSDTFDIKGFVQKAIDNS; encoded by the exons ATGGCACCTAATACGAATTCTGCAGAAGGACTCGAAAATGGTTCATCTCTTCAGTCTATCCGTTACAAACGCGGTTCACTTCAGTTACTCGATCAG AGAAAGCTTCCTCTTGAAACTACTTACATGGATATCCGAAATTCAGTGGATGGATG GGGCGCAATAAGGGATATGGTGGTCCGTGGGGCCCCTGCAATTGCTGTAGCTGGTGCACTCTCTCTGGCTGTTGAAGTGTCTAACATGGAAACTTTCAATGGGACCTCTGAAGATGCAGCATCTTATCTCGCCAATGCATTAGAATATCTTGTATCAAG CCGGCCGACTGCTGTTAATCTTTCTGATGCTGCTATAAAACTTAAAGAAGTCATATCTAAGGCAGCTTCCACTTCTTCAGAAGCAAGTGTAGTTTTCCAG GCCTACATTGAAGCCGCTGAGCAAATGCTTAAGGATGATGTTACTTCCAATAAAGCAATCGGGTCTTATGGAGCTATTTTTCTTCAGCACCAGCTGGAAGACTCCAAGAGGCTGTCTATTCTGACACATTGCAACACCGGCAG TCTTGCTACAGCTGGATATGGGACTGCTCTTGGAGTAATTCGTGAACTTCATGCTGAAGGAGTTTTAGAGAGGGCATATTGCACAGAAACACGTCCATTCAATCAA GGATCGAGATTGACAGCTTTTGAGTTGGTGCATGATAATATCCCGGCAACACTTATCACTGATTCAGCTGCAGCTGCACTAATGAAAGCTGGACGCATAAATGCTATCATTGTTGGAGCAGATCGTGTGGCTGCAAATG GCGATACTGCTAATAAGATAGGAACATACAGCCTTGCTGTGCTGGCAATTCATCACCGTATTCCATTCTATGTTGCTGCTCCACTGACTTCCATCGATTTAGCCCTTTCTTCTGGGCAAGAAATTGTCATAGAAGAAAGGTCTGCTAAGGAATTGCTGCATTCACGTGGAGGGCTTGGAGAACAAGTTGCCGCTTCTGGAATCTCTGTCTGGAACCCAGCGTTCGATGTTACCCCCGCTTATATGATCAGTGGTATCGTCACGGAAAAG GGTGTCGTTACAAAGAAAGGGAGTGACACATTTGACATCAAAGGTTTTGTACAAAAGGCAATTGACAACTCATAA